AAGATGTACCCCCCCACGACTCCCAAGATTGCATACACCAAAGCCTCGGCGAAAAAGAGCGAAGAGATGTTGCGAGGGCTCAAGCCGATGGCGCTGAAAATTCCTATTTCGCGCTCTCTTTCTATGACACTCGCAATCATCGTGTTCAGCATAATAATTGCAGCGAGAATTGCAGGAATCAGGACATACTCGAAGCCGGTTCCTTGCGTTGCGGCTACACTGCTGAAACGTCGAATCACAGGTTTCCCGTCTCGCAACGCAGATCCATAAAGATTTCGGTTCACTCTCGGCAAAAGCGCGCGCATTGCGTTTTCTGCCTCTCGATGGTTCGAGAAAGAAACAGCGATCGTGCGCATCACCCCCCCTATTTCTAATGTCGTTTGCGCAGGGAGAATCGCTATTTGGCTCGGGTCGAGCCGCACGTAGGTGAGAAACGACGCATCCCCCCCTTGCCCTCTTTGCTGGAGTTGCCCAGAGCGGTCGAAATCGGCAGGCATGAAACTTTCTTGGTCCAAATCGTTCAGTTTTTTAAGAGCCAAATCGTCTGCTATTCCGACGAGTCGAAAGTTCATCCCTCCGAGTCGAACCAGCGTGTGATTCACGTCGTCAGGAAGGATTGCCAGTCGCTCGGCGACGGAGCGCGGGAGAATGATAGCGTCTCTTTCTCCTTTTTCGAACCATCTCCCCCCCGGCAGTAGCGCGAGATGTGGAGCGAGAACATGTCTCTCGTCACTTTCGAGTCCGAGTATAGCGTTGACTTCGACCATTTTTGCATTGGCGTGTAGGGGCAATACGCTCTGTGCCCCCCCTTGAGCTCCGTAAAACCAGACACGTCGAACGACCGGATGCTCATCGCCGAATTCCGTGAGCAGTATTCGATAAGCGACGTCGTCCAAAGGCTGAAGTTTCACGTCTCTAAGCAAGATTCCTGGATACTGCGGCTTTCCGGGTTCTTCGATTTCGTTGAAGCGCAGATCCGTGATGATGCTCGTGAAACTCAACATCGCAAAGGTAACCAAAACAAGAGTAAGCCCTGTGAGCGTCGTTCGCATAGGTCTTCGACGCATGTTGTTGATTCCGATTTGTAACGCGGTGAAAAGAATGCTTACTCGGCTGAGTTTATGTTCGTGTGTGCCCTCCGATTCTCTTTGATATAAAAGCAAACTGGATTCGAACTTTCCGAATACGAAGGTAATGACGATTAGACTCAATGCGCCCATCGTGAAGGCGACGAAAATCATAAAAGTGTTTCCGCTGAGGTCGAAAGCGGGGTGGAGATAGCGCAACGCGAAGAAAGTGGCGATGAAAATCGAAGATGAAGCGAGGAGTTGGTTGAGGAGTTTTTTGAATCCGAAAAAAAGCCTTTCCAAAAAATAGCAGAAAGGCATTATAAGAAATAAGTAAAAAACTAAACCATTTACGATGTCTTTCGTGGTAGATAAAATTAAAGGATGCACTCTCGCGGCATATCCCCATGCTTCGAGGGCATCGCGTTCTGCGAGCGCATAATGTTTTTGTTCATATGCTTTTTTGGCGGAGAGAATCGCATTCCATGCTTTTCCGTGCAGGTCTTCGATGCCCTTGTTGAGAATGCGATGTTTGCGAAGAAGCGCGAGCCTCTCTTCGTTGATCGTATAAATATCTACTGCAGACTGCAATGCGATAGAAAATACAGGCATTCTCTTCGACAAGGGAAATCCTGTACCTTCGGGTATTTCCTGATTACTGTTCGTAAGAAGTAAACGGGTATCGTTAGCCGCATTTTTCCCTACGATTTTAAAGCGGTCATTTTCGATGCCGAAGAAGACCCCCCCGTCTTCCCAAAGTGGTTGTTCTCGCCAGCGATAATCGCGTTGGGATACTTGAAGACTATAACGTCGTGGGTCGCCGTTGTTTCTTCCATCGAGCATTTTCAGCACCGTCAGGGATTGCATCGAAAGAGAATCGCGCAGGCCGTAGAGTTCCCACGCTAAACACGAAAAAACTGCAATGGGCACTTCCCGATAAGCCGTATTGAGAAAGAACGTAGTAGGAAACCGGTTAGGATGTTGTTCGTTGAAATCCAATGTCCGAATGATTTCTCCATCTTTTCCGATTTCGTATGCCCACAGACTAATCGGAAAACGGTCAAGAGGATAAAAAGCGGTAACGGGGGGGATTCCCAAAAGACGATATCGAGCCTCTTTCCCGTATGCGCGAGCGACATACGCGCCTCGAATTCCTGCGTATGACGGATAACGGTTCTCCAAAACGACTAATGCATTTCGTACGGGAATGTCGGGAAGAAAACTCCGACGAGGATCGTACGTCAAAACCTGCCCTGCAATCGTCGAAAATCCCGCCTTTAGCGACATTTTTAGGAATTCACTTCCGCCACGATAGGGAACGGCATTATCTCCATAAAGAGATTCGTTTTGTGAGTCGTTCAGAAGGTGGTCGAGCAGACAAAGTATCGTTCGCAATTGTGTACAAAATGCTGG
This genomic stretch from Fimbriimonadales bacterium harbors:
- a CDS encoding FtsX-like permease family protein; the encoded protein is MSSKTRIGSPPTELSKWLRSKEGLGSAGEVRKETYPLTIPDPTAKAKAFTPHGNTTLFPLWPNGVRTSSCDLTGNLIYVGDGGIERYEGKKVDGSIVLMDFNSETNWLIAARLGAKAAIFLEPDATWRSQGEMLWSNLPLDFPRFWVSREDAKVLFQSLDKQIRVHCNQKWIEIEAENLFVTIPGSDPGFKNEWILIGAYSDSISVVPGLPHGAEQACSAAALIEIAHFLKKNKPKRSVLLLLTSGHFQAMQGIRQFLEKRFEDNWKITNYRIPQFAYFLDLSSHSTGVVPLGFGWWVEYRWEVIQEETAVARFMRERIPEIARTMQREEREIFYDGVNNPDGRAWKNNILCRIAHEGEIANLAGLNMISFVTSEDARYHQDTPFDNLENVNLPAFCTQLRTILCLLDHLLNDSQNESLYGDNAVPYRGGSEFLKMSLKAGFSTIAGQVLTYDPRRSFLPDIPVRNALVVLENRYPSYAGIRGAYVARAYGKEARYRLLGIPPVTAFYPLDRFPISLWAYEIGKDGEIIRTLDFNEQHPNRFPTTFFLNTAYREVPIAVFSCLAWELYGLRDSLSMQSLTVLKMLDGRNNGDPRRYSLQVSQRDYRWREQPLWEDGGVFFGIENDRFKIVGKNAANDTRLLLTNSNQEIPEGTGFPLSKRMPVFSIALQSAVDIYTINEERLALLRKHRILNKGIEDLHGKAWNAILSAKKAYEQKHYALAERDALEAWGYAARVHPLILSTTKDIVNGLVFYLFLIMPFCYFLERLFFGFKKLLNQLLASSSIFIATFFALRYLHPAFDLSGNTFMIFVAFTMGALSLIVITFVFGKFESSLLLYQRESEGTHEHKLSRVSILFTALQIGINNMRRRPMRTTLTGLTLVLVTFAMLSFTSIITDLRFNEIEEPGKPQYPGILLRDVKLQPLDDVAYRILLTEFGDEHPVVRRVWFYGAQGGAQSVLPLHANAKMVEVNAILGLESDERHVLAPHLALLPGGRWFEKGERDAIILPRSVAERLAILPDDVNHTLVRLGGMNFRLVGIADDLALKKLNDLDQESFMPADFDRSGQLQQRGQGGDASFLTYVRLDPSQIAILPAQTTLEIGGVMRTIAVSFSNHREAENAMRALLPRVNRNLYGSALRDGKPVIRRFSSVAATQGTGFEYVLIPAILAAIIMLNTMIASVIEREREIGIFSAIGLSPRNISSLFFAEALVYAILGVVGGYIFAQIVGKFVGMTNLFPEIYLNFSSMSAFVSVLMVIFVVFSSTIYPAKIASRIATSAGQEWVITTPESDEWKIPLPFTTSREQSVGLARYYEQWLKAFEEYAIGEFVTTDVETQIQNGYLATSARCWLAPYDLGVQQKFEIVFEETEIPGIFGIALNIHRFSGDPEHWESLNRRFIGSLRQQFLIWRSLTKEQQEEYLRMGNQ